From Eleftheria terrae, the proteins below share one genomic window:
- a CDS encoding 1-aminocyclopropane-1-carboxylate deaminase yields the protein MKLTRFPRHPLTFGPTPIHPLKRLSAHLGGQVELFAKRDDCNSGLAFGGNKTRKLEYLVPEAVAQGCDTLVSIGGIQSNQTRQVAAVAAHLGMKCVLVQEHWVDHVDAVYDRVGNIEMSRILGADVRLDSAGFDIGIRPSWQQALQEVRQAGGRPFAIPAGCSEHPLGGLGYVGFAEELRQQEAAQGWRFDYIVVCSVTGSTQAGMVVGFAADGRAQRVIGIDASAKPEATHAQIVRIARHTAALVELGREIEAADVVLDTRYGGPAYGLPSEGTLEAIRLCARQEGMLTDPVYEGKSMQGLIDKVRRGEFPAGSRVLYVHLGGVPALNAYSFLFRNG from the coding sequence ATGAAGCTGACCCGATTCCCCCGTCATCCGCTGACCTTCGGACCCACGCCCATCCACCCGCTGAAACGCCTGAGCGCCCACCTGGGCGGCCAGGTGGAGCTGTTCGCCAAGCGCGACGACTGCAACAGCGGGCTGGCCTTCGGCGGCAACAAGACGCGCAAGCTCGAATACCTGGTCCCCGAGGCAGTGGCGCAGGGCTGCGACACGCTGGTCTCGATCGGCGGCATCCAGTCCAACCAGACGCGGCAGGTGGCGGCGGTGGCCGCCCACCTGGGCATGAAATGCGTGCTGGTGCAGGAGCACTGGGTGGACCATGTCGATGCGGTCTACGACCGGGTCGGCAACATCGAGATGTCGCGCATCCTTGGCGCCGACGTGCGGCTGGACAGCGCCGGCTTCGACATCGGTATCCGGCCCAGCTGGCAGCAGGCGCTCCAGGAGGTGCGGCAGGCGGGCGGCCGGCCGTTTGCCATTCCGGCCGGCTGCTCGGAGCATCCTCTGGGCGGGCTCGGCTACGTGGGCTTTGCGGAGGAGCTGCGGCAACAGGAAGCCGCGCAGGGCTGGCGCTTCGACTACATCGTGGTCTGCTCGGTGACGGGCAGCACGCAGGCGGGCATGGTGGTGGGCTTCGCGGCCGACGGCCGCGCGCAGCGCGTCATCGGCATCGATGCCTCGGCCAAGCCCGAGGCCACCCACGCCCAGATCGTGCGCATCGCGCGGCACACGGCGGCGCTGGTGGAGCTGGGCCGCGAGATCGAGGCCGCGGACGTGGTGCTCGACACCCGCTACGGCGGCCCGGCCTACGGCCTGCCGAGCGAAGGGACGCTGGAGGCGATCCGCCTGTGTGCGCGGCAGGAGGGCATGCTGACCGACCCCGTCTACGAGGGCAAGTCGATGCAGGGGCTCATCGACAAGGTGCGTCGCGGCGAGTTCCCGGCCGGCTCACGGGTGCTGTACGTCCACCTCGGCGGGGTGCCGGCGCTGAATGCCTACAGCTTCCTGTTCCGCAACGGGTGA